The following proteins come from a genomic window of Frankia casuarinae:
- the gmk gene encoding guanylate kinase — translation MGLTVLSGPSGVGKDTVVAAVRERHPEVWVSVSATTRPPRPGETDGVEYHFVDAEEFARMVKAGEFVEHAMFAGHAYGTPRRPLLERLAAGVPCLLEIELLGARQVRSAMPQARFVFLAPPTFDELVRRLTGRGTESPEVIARRLDRARIELAAETEFDDVIVNDDVRSAAARLVALMIGS, via the coding sequence ATGGGTCTTACAGTGCTGTCCGGGCCGTCCGGAGTCGGGAAGGACACCGTCGTCGCGGCAGTCCGGGAACGTCACCCCGAGGTCTGGGTCTCGGTCAGCGCCACCACGCGGCCACCGCGTCCGGGTGAGACTGACGGTGTCGAGTACCACTTCGTCGACGCCGAGGAGTTCGCCCGGATGGTCAAGGCCGGGGAGTTCGTCGAGCACGCGATGTTTGCCGGACACGCCTACGGCACCCCCCGCCGTCCGCTTCTCGAAAGGCTCGCCGCGGGTGTGCCCTGCCTGCTGGAGATCGAGCTGCTGGGCGCCCGGCAGGTGCGCTCGGCGATGCCACAGGCCCGTTTCGTCTTCCTCGCCCCGCCCACCTTCGACGAGCTCGTCCGTCGGCTGACCGGTCGGGGGACCGAGTCACCCGAGGTCATCGCCCGCAGGCTGGACCGGGCGCGCATCGAACTCGCGGCCGAGACGGAGTTCGACGACGTGATCGTGAACGACGACGTGCGGTCCGCGGCAGCCCGCTTGGTAGCATTGATGATCGGCTCGTAG
- the mihF gene encoding integration host factor, actinobacterial type — translation MPLPPLTPEQRAAALEKAALARKQRAELKERLKKAETTLAAVLEQAEADEVVGKMKVSAVLESLPGVGRVRAQKIRERLGISPTRRLRGLGAKQRAALLEEFGMA, via the coding sequence GTGCCCCTGCCGCCCCTAACGCCCGAGCAGAGGGCCGCCGCCCTCGAGAAAGCAGCGTTGGCTCGTAAGCAGCGTGCGGAACTCAAGGAGCGGTTGAAGAAGGCGGAGACCACGCTGGCCGCCGTCCTGGAACAGGCCGAGGCTGATGAGGTCGTCGGCAAGATGAAGGTTTCGGCTGTTCTTGAGTCGCTTCCCGGAGTGGGGCGCGTACGCGCCCAGAAGATCCGGGAACGGCTCGGGATCAGTCCGACCCGCCGACTGCGAGGACTCGGCGCCAAGCAGCGTGCCGCACTCCTCGAGGAGTTCGGCATGGCCTGA
- the pyrF gene encoding orotidine-5'-phosphate decarboxylase has protein sequence MSAGRRSSGGRSAAAPRFTPPRGRAPLAVALDAPDAATALRWAAAVAPTVAVLKIGLELFYREGPAIVTALRAAGVLAGAGGAAVAAGGTGSAPELFLDLKLHDIPATVAGGMRSITPLGPRFVTVHAAGGAAMIRAAIEAAPDVEVAVVTVLTSLDVAALSAIGLAGPPSDAVRRLAVLAVEAGARTLVCSPREVRMVRMELGSNVTLITPGVRPAGSETGDQARTATPEAALVGGSDLVVVGRPITGAPDPGVAARAIAAGLSAAGRAADLL, from the coding sequence ATGAGCGCCGGCCGGAGGAGCTCCGGCGGGAGGAGCGCGGCCGCGCCCCGCTTCACCCCGCCGCGGGGCCGGGCGCCGCTGGCGGTCGCGCTGGATGCCCCGGACGCCGCGACCGCGCTGCGCTGGGCCGCCGCGGTCGCCCCCACCGTGGCCGTGCTGAAGATCGGTCTGGAGCTGTTCTACCGGGAGGGCCCGGCAATCGTGACGGCGCTGCGCGCGGCCGGCGTGCTCGCCGGGGCCGGCGGCGCGGCGGTCGCCGCGGGCGGCACCGGGAGTGCCCCGGAGTTGTTCCTCGATCTCAAACTGCACGACATTCCCGCCACGGTCGCCGGGGGAATGCGCTCAATCACCCCGTTGGGCCCTCGTTTCGTGACCGTGCATGCGGCTGGGGGGGCGGCGATGATACGTGCGGCGATCGAGGCGGCCCCGGATGTCGAGGTAGCCGTCGTGACCGTACTCACCTCGCTGGATGTGGCGGCGCTCAGCGCGATCGGGCTCGCCGGACCCCCTTCCGACGCCGTCCGCAGGCTCGCCGTGCTTGCGGTCGAAGCCGGTGCGCGCACCCTGGTGTGCAGTCCGCGGGAGGTTCGAATGGTCCGTATGGAGCTTGGTAGCAATGTGACTCTCATCACTCCAGGCGTGCGACCGGCGGGGTCGGAAACCGGCGATCAGGCCCGAACCGCGACGCCGGAAGCTGCCCTTGTGGGGGGTTCTGACCTGGTCGTGGTGGGTCGCCCGATCACCGGTGCGCCCGACCCCGGGGTCGCCGCGAGGGCCATCGCCGCAGGTCTCAGCGCTGCCGGCAGGGCTGCTGACCTGCTGTGA
- the carB gene encoding carbamoyl-phosphate synthase large subunit, whose amino-acid sequence MPKHEDLSSVLVLGSGPIVIGQACEFDYSGTQACRVLRAEGLRVILVNSNPATIMTDPEIADATYVEPITSDIVAKIIERERPDAILATMGGQTALNTAVALHDAGVLDRFEVRLIGANIDAIRAGEDRQAFKDIVAAVGGETARSAICHTVAECLTAGEEFSYPVVVRPSFTLGGAGSGFAHDSGELRRMAADGLAASPSTEVLVEESVLGWKEYELELMRDRADNVVVVCSIENVDPMGVHTGDSITVAPAMTLTDREYQRMRDMAIAVMRAVGVDAGGCNIQFAVDPATGRQVVIEMNPRVSRSSALASKATGFPIAKISAKLALGYTLDEIPNDITRTTPAAFEPALDYVVVKVPRFAFEKFPGADPTLTTTMKSVGEAMGVGRSFAEALQKALRSMEAPGSVFSFVPPEADAADLLEAARVPHDGRLRTVQQALLAGADPDEVTRVTGIDPWFVDQLVFLNETAAMISRNPAGIRRAKRAGFSDVQLAEILGTSEDVVRAFRHRTGIRPVFKTVDTCAAEFASETPYHYSAYDAETEVAPSKRPRVIVLGSGPNRIGQGIEFDYACCHAVMALSDAGYETVMVNCNPETVSTDYDTADRLYVEPLTVEDVLEVVHAEQQAGPLAGVIVQLGGQTPLGIAAALAEAGVPVVGTPPKAIHLAEDRGLFGRVLARAGLPSPPHGVATSFAEARTVAERIGYPVLVRPSYVLGGRGMEIVYDDTMLRDYIDRATAISPEHPVLVDRFLDDAVEIDVDALYDGETLYLAGVMEHIEEAGVHSGDSACALPPITLGRSELDRIRTSTEAIAKGVGVRGLLNVQYALQSDVLYVLEANPRASRTVPFVSKATTVPLAKAAARVMLGATIDELRAEGLLPRSGDGGTLPLDSHISVKEAVLPFGRFRDAGGRGVDTVLGPEMKSTGEVMGIDDGFGTAYAKSQAAAYASLPTYGRVFVSVANRDKRAMVFPIKRLADLGFVVYATEGTADVLRRNGVKAVVLGKHWAPTEGLLDCVEMITSGQIDLVINTPWGVGPRLDGYEIRTACVSAGVPCITTIQGAAACVQGVEALVRGELGVRSLQEYHAALRQAWGGGQPGGSPPESSGSAASESAASESAAPESAVFGPAARRSG is encoded by the coding sequence ATGCCGAAGCATGAGGATCTGAGCAGCGTCCTGGTCCTCGGCTCCGGGCCGATCGTGATCGGCCAGGCGTGCGAGTTCGACTACTCGGGTACCCAGGCCTGCCGGGTGCTGCGCGCGGAGGGCCTGCGGGTCATCCTGGTCAACAGCAACCCGGCGACAATCATGACCGATCCGGAGATCGCGGACGCGACCTACGTCGAGCCGATCACCTCGGACATCGTCGCGAAGATCATCGAACGGGAGCGGCCCGACGCGATCCTGGCCACCATGGGTGGCCAGACCGCGCTGAACACCGCCGTCGCCCTGCACGACGCCGGTGTCCTGGACCGCTTCGAGGTCCGTCTGATCGGCGCGAATATCGACGCGATCCGCGCCGGGGAGGACCGTCAGGCGTTCAAGGACATCGTCGCCGCGGTCGGCGGCGAGACCGCGCGCAGCGCCATCTGCCACACCGTCGCCGAGTGCCTGACCGCCGGGGAGGAGTTCTCCTACCCGGTGGTCGTGCGACCCAGCTTCACCCTCGGCGGCGCCGGCAGCGGCTTCGCCCATGATTCCGGCGAGTTGCGCCGGATGGCGGCGGACGGACTGGCCGCGAGCCCGTCGACCGAGGTGCTGGTGGAGGAGTCGGTCCTCGGCTGGAAGGAGTACGAGCTCGAGCTGATGCGCGACCGCGCGGACAACGTGGTCGTGGTCTGCTCGATCGAGAACGTCGACCCGATGGGGGTGCACACCGGCGACTCGATCACGGTGGCGCCGGCGATGACCCTGACCGACCGCGAGTACCAGCGCATGCGGGACATGGCGATCGCGGTGATGCGGGCCGTCGGCGTCGACGCCGGCGGCTGCAACATCCAGTTCGCCGTCGACCCTGCGACGGGCCGGCAGGTGGTCATCGAGATGAACCCCCGGGTGTCGCGGTCCTCGGCGCTGGCGTCGAAGGCGACCGGCTTCCCGATCGCGAAGATCTCGGCGAAGCTCGCGCTCGGATACACCCTTGACGAGATCCCCAACGACATCACCCGCACCACGCCCGCGGCCTTCGAGCCGGCGCTGGACTACGTCGTGGTGAAGGTGCCGCGGTTCGCGTTCGAGAAGTTCCCCGGTGCCGACCCGACGCTCACGACGACGATGAAGTCCGTCGGCGAGGCGATGGGGGTTGGCCGCAGCTTCGCCGAGGCGCTGCAGAAGGCGCTGCGCTCGATGGAGGCCCCGGGCTCGGTGTTCTCCTTCGTCCCGCCCGAGGCGGACGCCGCCGACCTGCTGGAAGCCGCGCGGGTTCCCCACGACGGCCGGTTGCGTACCGTCCAGCAGGCGCTGCTTGCCGGCGCGGATCCCGACGAGGTCACCCGGGTCACCGGGATCGACCCGTGGTTCGTCGACCAGCTCGTCTTCCTCAACGAGACCGCGGCGATGATCAGCCGCAATCCGGCGGGCATCCGGCGGGCCAAGCGAGCCGGGTTCTCCGACGTCCAGCTCGCCGAGATCCTCGGCACCTCCGAGGACGTGGTCCGGGCGTTCCGCCACCGCACCGGCATCCGGCCGGTGTTCAAGACCGTCGACACCTGCGCGGCGGAGTTCGCCTCCGAGACCCCGTACCACTACTCCGCCTACGACGCCGAGACCGAGGTCGCGCCGAGCAAACGGCCGCGGGTGATCGTGCTCGGCAGCGGGCCCAACCGCATCGGCCAGGGCATCGAGTTCGACTACGCCTGTTGTCATGCGGTGATGGCGCTTTCCGACGCCGGCTATGAGACCGTCATGGTCAACTGCAACCCGGAGACGGTGTCCACCGATTACGACACCGCCGACCGGCTCTACGTCGAGCCGTTGACGGTCGAGGACGTGCTTGAGGTCGTCCACGCCGAGCAGCAGGCCGGGCCGCTCGCCGGGGTAATCGTCCAGCTCGGCGGGCAGACCCCCCTCGGCATCGCCGCGGCGCTCGCCGAGGCGGGCGTGCCCGTCGTGGGCACCCCGCCCAAGGCGATCCATCTGGCCGAGGACCGTGGGCTGTTCGGGCGTGTGCTGGCCCGGGCGGGCCTGCCCTCGCCGCCGCACGGGGTGGCGACCTCCTTCGCCGAGGCGCGCACGGTGGCCGAGCGGATCGGGTACCCGGTGCTGGTGCGGCCGTCCTACGTGCTCGGCGGGCGTGGCATGGAGATCGTCTACGACGACACGATGCTGCGCGACTACATCGATCGGGCCACCGCCATCTCCCCGGAACATCCGGTGCTCGTCGACCGGTTCCTCGACGACGCGGTGGAGATCGACGTTGACGCCCTCTACGACGGGGAGACGCTCTACCTCGCCGGGGTGATGGAGCACATCGAGGAGGCCGGGGTCCACTCGGGCGACTCGGCCTGCGCCCTGCCGCCGATCACGCTGGGCCGTTCGGAGCTCGACCGTATCCGGACGTCCACCGAGGCGATCGCGAAGGGCGTCGGGGTGCGGGGTCTGCTCAACGTCCAGTACGCCCTGCAGTCCGATGTGCTCTACGTCCTGGAGGCCAATCCCCGGGCGTCGCGGACCGTGCCGTTCGTCTCCAAGGCCACCACGGTGCCGCTGGCCAAGGCCGCCGCCCGGGTGATGCTCGGCGCGACCATCGACGAGCTGCGGGCCGAGGGCCTGCTGCCGCGCTCCGGCGACGGTGGCACCCTGCCGCTGGACTCGCACATCTCGGTCAAGGAGGCCGTGCTGCCCTTCGGGCGCTTCCGTGACGCCGGTGGCCGCGGCGTCGACACCGTCCTCGGGCCGGAGATGAAGTCGACCGGTGAGGTGATGGGCATCGACGACGGCTTCGGCACGGCGTACGCCAAGTCCCAGGCCGCCGCGTACGCCTCGCTGCCCACCTACGGCCGGGTGTTCGTCTCCGTGGCCAACCGGGACAAACGGGCGATGGTTTTTCCGATCAAGCGGCTCGCGGATCTCGGTTTCGTCGTCTACGCCACCGAGGGGACCGCGGACGTGTTGCGGCGCAACGGGGTCAAGGCGGTCGTCCTCGGCAAGCACTGGGCCCCCACCGAGGGGCTACTCGACTGTGTCGAGATGATCACATCCGGGCAGATCGACCTCGTCATCAACACCCCGTGGGGCGTCGGCCCGCGCCTGGACGGCTATGAGATCCGCACAGCCTGCGTGAGTGCCGGGGTTCCGTGCATCACCACGATCCAGGGTGCGGCGGCCTGCGTGCAGGGCGTGGAAGCGCTGGTACGGGGGGAGCTGGGGGTCCGATCGTTGCAGGAATACCACGCGGCGCTGCGGCAGGCGTGGGGCGGGGGACAACCGGGCGGCTCGCCGCCCGAATCCTCCGGCTCTGCGGCGTCTGAGTCCGCGGCGTCTGAGTCCGCGGCGCCTGAGTCCGCCGTGTTCGGACCGGCGGCCAGGAGGAGCGGATGA
- the carA gene encoding glutamine-hydrolyzing carbamoyl-phosphate synthase small subunit, whose amino-acid sequence MLEDGRSFVGEAYGAIGETFGEAVFSTGMTGYQETLSDPSFHGQVVIMTAPHIGNTGVNDEDYESERIQVAGFVVRDPARRASNWRARGTLDDELAAAGVVGISGIDTRALTRHLRELGSMRCGISSVLDADADADADGGPVGPGPGSGADGERAAALDALLDRVRASPEMLGADLAPRVSTPTPYVVEAVAGAALFKVAALDLGIKRATPAAMAALGCEVHVLPARTTGEQLLALEPDGVFLSNGPGDPAAADYAVDALRTVLRAGVPVFGICFGHQLLARALGFETYKLTYGHRGVNQPVGDMATGRIAVTSQNHGFAVRAPLTGVTDTPFGRVVVSHRGLNDNVVEGLECLDVPAFSVQFHPEAAPGPHDASPLFERFRALMADTREGGRERSERSVREAGHAEA is encoded by the coding sequence ATGCTGGAGGACGGTCGCAGCTTCGTCGGCGAGGCGTACGGGGCGATCGGCGAGACCTTCGGCGAGGCCGTGTTCTCCACCGGGATGACCGGCTACCAGGAGACGCTGAGCGATCCGTCGTTCCACGGCCAAGTCGTCATCATGACCGCCCCGCACATCGGCAACACCGGCGTCAACGACGAGGACTACGAGTCCGAGCGGATCCAGGTCGCCGGGTTCGTCGTGCGTGACCCCGCCCGGCGGGCCTCCAACTGGCGCGCCCGGGGCACGCTCGACGACGAGCTGGCCGCGGCCGGTGTGGTGGGGATCAGCGGGATCGACACCCGGGCGCTGACCCGTCACCTGCGTGAGCTCGGCTCGATGCGGTGCGGGATCAGCAGCGTGCTCGACGCCGACGCCGACGCCGACGCCGACGGTGGCCCGGTCGGCCCGGGCCCGGGTTCCGGCGCGGACGGCGAGCGGGCGGCGGCGCTCGACGCCCTGCTCGACCGGGTCCGCGCCTCCCCGGAGATGCTCGGCGCGGATCTCGCGCCCCGGGTCTCCACCCCTACCCCCTATGTGGTGGAGGCGGTGGCGGGCGCCGCGCTGTTCAAGGTCGCCGCGCTCGATCTCGGCATCAAGCGCGCGACGCCGGCCGCCATGGCCGCGCTGGGCTGCGAGGTGCATGTGCTGCCGGCCCGCACCACCGGCGAACAGCTGCTGGCGCTGGAACCGGACGGGGTGTTCCTGTCGAACGGTCCCGGCGATCCGGCGGCGGCGGACTATGCGGTTGACGCGCTGCGGACGGTGCTGCGGGCCGGTGTCCCGGTGTTCGGGATCTGTTTCGGGCACCAGCTGCTGGCCCGCGCTCTTGGCTTCGAGACGTACAAGCTCACCTACGGCCACCGCGGCGTGAACCAGCCGGTCGGGGATATGGCGACCGGGCGGATCGCGGTCACCAGCCAGAACCACGGCTTCGCCGTGCGGGCGCCGCTCACCGGGGTGACCGACACCCCGTTCGGCCGGGTGGTGGTCAGCCACCGCGGCCTCAACGACAACGTCGTCGAGGGATTGGAGTGTCTGGACGTGCCGGCCTTCAGCGTGCAGTTCCATCCGGAGGCCGCGCCGGGGCCGCATGATGCCTCCCCGTTGTTCGAGCGGTTCCGCGCTTTGATGGCGGACACCCGGGAGGGTGGCCGGGAGCGGAGTGAGCGATCTGTGCGGGAGGCCGGTCATGCCGAAGCATGA
- a CDS encoding dihydroorotase → MTTPAAETSEETPVGRSAGTSWVLRRVRPLGGDPVDVVLADGVVAAWRPAGSTHAGAGGLPAGTTVLDTDGLILLPGLVDLHTHLREPGREDAETVASGTRAAALGGYTTVFAMANTNPVADTAGVVEQVWRLGLDAGHCDVRPVGAVTVGLAGERLAELGAMASSAAGVRVFSDDGHCVSDALLMRRALEYVKAFDGVIAQHAQEPRLTENAQMNEGTVAARLGLPGWPAVAEEAIIARDALLAGHVGSRLHVCHVSTAGSVEIIRWAKAKGWNVTAEVTPHHLLLTDDLVCSFDPVYKVNPPLRTAEDVAALRAGLADGTIDCVATDHAPHALEDKETEWAAARPGMLGLETALSVVIETMVIPGRLDWAGVAERMALAPARIGGLPRTAAEVWSSIAVGAPATVTLLDPAPWRMVEPDALASRSRNTPYAGRSLPGTIRATFLRGRPTVLDGKIV, encoded by the coding sequence ATGACGACGCCCGCGGCGGAAACGTCGGAGGAAACGCCGGTGGGGAGGTCGGCGGGGACCTCCTGGGTCCTGCGGCGGGTCCGCCCGCTCGGCGGGGACCCCGTCGACGTCGTCCTCGCGGACGGGGTGGTGGCCGCCTGGCGACCGGCCGGCTCCACGCACGCCGGGGCCGGGGGACTGCCCGCCGGCACCACCGTGCTGGACACGGACGGGCTGATCCTGCTCCCCGGCCTGGTCGACCTGCACACCCACCTGCGGGAACCCGGCCGGGAGGACGCCGAGACGGTCGCCTCCGGCACCCGCGCCGCGGCCCTCGGTGGCTACACCACCGTGTTCGCGATGGCGAACACCAATCCGGTCGCCGACACCGCGGGGGTCGTCGAGCAGGTGTGGCGGCTCGGCCTGGACGCGGGTCACTGCGATGTCCGGCCGGTCGGCGCGGTCACCGTCGGACTTGCCGGCGAGCGGCTCGCCGAACTCGGCGCCATGGCCTCCTCCGCGGCGGGCGTGCGGGTCTTCTCCGACGACGGGCACTGCGTGTCGGACGCGCTGCTCATGCGCCGGGCGCTGGAGTACGTCAAGGCGTTCGATGGGGTGATCGCCCAGCATGCGCAGGAACCGCGGCTGACCGAGAACGCCCAGATGAACGAGGGCACGGTGGCTGCCAGGCTGGGGCTGCCGGGGTGGCCCGCGGTCGCCGAGGAGGCGATCATCGCCCGGGACGCGCTGCTGGCCGGGCACGTCGGCTCCCGACTGCACGTCTGTCACGTCTCCACCGCCGGATCGGTAGAGATCATCCGGTGGGCCAAGGCGAAGGGCTGGAACGTCACCGCCGAGGTGACCCCGCACCACCTGCTGCTCACCGACGACCTGGTCTGCTCGTTCGACCCGGTCTACAAGGTCAACCCGCCGCTGCGCACCGCCGAGGACGTCGCCGCGCTGCGCGCCGGGCTCGCCGACGGCACGATCGACTGCGTCGCCACCGACCACGCTCCGCACGCGCTGGAGGACAAGGAGACGGAGTGGGCCGCCGCGCGTCCCGGCATGCTCGGTCTCGAGACGGCGCTGTCGGTGGTCATCGAGACGATGGTCATCCCGGGCCGGCTGGACTGGGCCGGGGTCGCCGAGCGGATGGCACTGGCCCCGGCAAGGATCGGTGGCCTGCCGCGAACCGCGGCCGAGGTGTGGAGTTCCATAGCAGTGGGCGCGCCCGCGACCGTCACCCTGCTTGACCCGGCGCCGTGGCGGATGGTCGAGCCGGACGCGCTCGCCAGCCGCAGCCGCAACACGCCCTATGCGGGCCGGTCGCTGCCGGGAACGATCCGCGCCACGTTCCTGCGGGGACGGCCCACCGTGCTCGACGGGAAGATCGTATGA
- a CDS encoding aspartate carbamoyltransferase catalytic subunit has protein sequence MNRHLLSTEDLDRDDALLVLDTAERMARVAEASVRKLPTLRGRTVVNLFFEDSTRTRTSFEVAAKRLSADVINFSARGSSVSKGESLKDTAQTLEAMGADAVVCRHAASGAPHRLASWVRGSVVNAGDGTHEHPTQALLDAFTMRRRLGRIDGLAVTIVGDVLHSRVARSNVWLLATLGATVTVVAPPTLVPLGISSWPVEVSYNLDAVLPKSDVVMMLRVQRERMSAAFFPTEREYSRRYGLDADRAEMLPDHALVMHPGPMVRGMEIASRVADSARSTVVEQVANGVSVRMAVLYLLLGGSGEVS, from the coding sequence GTGAACCGCCATCTCCTGTCGACTGAGGATCTCGACCGGGACGACGCGCTGCTGGTGCTGGACACCGCCGAACGGATGGCGCGGGTCGCCGAGGCGTCGGTGCGCAAACTGCCGACCCTGCGGGGCCGCACCGTCGTCAACCTGTTCTTCGAGGACTCCACCCGCACCCGTACGTCCTTCGAGGTAGCCGCCAAGAGACTGTCGGCCGATGTGATCAATTTTTCGGCGCGCGGGTCAAGCGTGTCGAAGGGCGAAAGTCTGAAGGACACGGCGCAGACCCTTGAGGCGATGGGTGCCGACGCCGTGGTCTGCCGGCATGCCGCGAGTGGCGCGCCGCACCGACTGGCCTCCTGGGTACGCGGCAGCGTGGTGAACGCGGGAGACGGCACTCACGAGCACCCGACCCAGGCCCTGCTCGACGCCTTCACCATGCGCCGCCGGCTCGGCCGGATCGACGGCCTCGCCGTCACCATCGTCGGCGACGTGCTGCATTCCCGGGTGGCGCGATCGAACGTGTGGCTGCTCGCCACGCTGGGCGCGACGGTGACCGTCGTGGCCCCGCCGACGTTGGTGCCCCTCGGAATCTCCTCGTGGCCGGTCGAGGTGTCGTACAACCTCGACGCCGTGCTGCCCAAGAGCGACGTGGTGATGATGCTGCGGGTCCAGCGGGAGCGGATGTCCGCGGCCTTCTTCCCGACCGAACGGGAGTACAGCCGGCGCTACGGGCTGGATGCCGACCGGGCGGAGATGTTGCCCGACCACGCCCTGGTGATGCATCCCGGCCCGATGGTACGCGGGATGGAGATCGCCTCTCGGGTCGCCGACTCCGCCCGGTCGACAGTCGTGGAACAGGTTGCGAACGGGGTGAGCGTGCGGATGGCCGTGCTGTACCTGCTGCTGGGTGGTTCCGGGGAGGTCTCATGA
- the pyrR gene encoding bifunctional pyr operon transcriptional regulator/uracil phosphoribosyltransferase PyrR, translating into MAPAAASDPASRRPGTARAVLSADDITRIVSRMAHQILEKTSGGAGVVLLGVPTRGVPLAHRLAQRVQAVEGVRLPVGSLDPTMYRDDLRLRGVRPLEVTDIPEGGVDGRVVILVDDVLYSGRTVRAALDALAAYGRPRAVQLAVLVDRGHRELPIRADYVGKNMPTSRRESVAVRLREIDGADGVLILSAAGGDGADDAPPGNQP; encoded by the coding sequence GTGGCCCCGGCTGCCGCGAGCGACCCCGCATCGCGCCGTCCCGGCACCGCCCGGGCAGTACTGTCCGCAGACGACATCACCCGGATCGTCAGCCGGATGGCGCATCAGATTCTCGAGAAGACCTCCGGTGGCGCCGGGGTCGTCCTGCTCGGAGTACCCACCCGAGGGGTACCCCTTGCGCACCGGCTGGCACAGCGGGTGCAGGCCGTCGAGGGGGTGCGTCTCCCGGTTGGCTCCCTTGACCCGACCATGTACCGCGACGATCTGCGACTGCGCGGCGTGCGTCCCCTCGAGGTGACCGACATTCCCGAGGGTGGTGTCGACGGCCGCGTGGTGATCCTCGTCGACGACGTCCTCTACTCCGGGCGCACGGTGCGGGCGGCGCTGGACGCCTTGGCCGCCTACGGCCGGCCGCGTGCCGTCCAGCTCGCGGTCCTGGTCGACCGGGGCCATCGCGAGCTGCCGATCCGCGCCGACTACGTCGGGAAGAACATGCCGACCTCGCGCCGGGAGTCGGTGGCAGTCCGGCTGCGGGAGATCGACGGCGCCGACGGCGTGCTGATCCTCTCGGCCGCCGGGGGGGACGGCGCCGACGACGCGCCCCCCGGGAACCAGCCATGA